One genomic window of Paenibacillus xylanilyticus includes the following:
- a CDS encoding DMT family transporter, giving the protein MKGIIFALLGGACITLQGVANTRISTDMGTWQAATITQFTGFILAAIILMFVRDVNLQGLKQVKPLYLAGGAFGAVIIFSEVSAIQQIGVTFTISALLIAQLFLTFLVDSNGWFGVVKQKMKLPQFLGIALMITGVIIMKL; this is encoded by the coding sequence ATGAAAGGAATTATTTTTGCATTACTCGGCGGTGCCTGCATTACGCTGCAAGGTGTGGCCAACACCCGAATTAGTACGGACATGGGTACATGGCAAGCCGCCACCATTACACAGTTTACCGGCTTTATCTTGGCAGCCATCATTCTGATGTTTGTCCGGGATGTCAATCTTCAGGGATTAAAACAAGTCAAGCCGCTATATCTCGCCGGAGGAGCTTTCGGTGCGGTTATTATTTTCAGTGAAGTGTCTGCCATTCAACAAATTGGGGTTACCTTCACCATCTCTGCCCTGCTGATTGCACAGCTGTTCCTGACTTTTCTGGTCGACAGCAACGGGTGGTTTGGTGTTGTGAAGCAGAAGATGAAGCTGCCGCAATTTCTAGGCATAGCACTCATGATTACGGGTGTTATTATTATGAAACTGTAG
- a CDS encoding Nif3-like dinuclear metal center hexameric protein, whose protein sequence is MEVRVQEIIDHLTAQVELQDNTVDQLISGSMDQLVTGVVVAFMPTQQVIERAVQQGANLIIAHEPPFYNHHSHTDWLTEDPVYQTKRNLIDEAGIAIYRCHDSIHQVQPDGITEGLVQALGWTSFLEQRKPEADVLSFDPGMTVQQIAEHIKHTLQIEYVRVAGNLEMTCQRAAVLVGFRGNGNLTIPLLHNERLNLIIAGEGFEWETPEYIRDAVQLGRQQALIMIGHAESESSGMKLLAKRLDQAYPELTVTFVGEQPIYNVL, encoded by the coding sequence ATGGAGGTACGTGTTCAAGAAATTATCGATCATTTGACTGCTCAAGTTGAATTGCAGGATAACACCGTGGATCAGTTAATTAGCGGATCGATGGATCAGCTCGTCACGGGTGTCGTTGTTGCATTCATGCCCACTCAGCAGGTCATTGAACGTGCAGTACAACAGGGAGCCAACCTGATCATTGCCCACGAGCCCCCCTTCTATAACCACCATAGTCATACGGATTGGCTAACCGAAGATCCTGTCTATCAGACCAAGCGTAACCTCATTGATGAAGCCGGAATTGCCATTTATCGCTGTCATGATTCCATTCACCAAGTTCAACCCGACGGCATCACCGAAGGTTTAGTTCAAGCATTAGGATGGACATCCTTCCTTGAGCAAAGAAAGCCGGAAGCAGATGTTCTTTCCTTTGATCCAGGTATGACGGTTCAGCAAATTGCAGAACATATCAAACATACCCTTCAGATTGAATATGTGCGCGTTGCCGGTAACTTGGAGATGACTTGTCAGCGTGCAGCTGTGTTGGTCGGTTTTCGCGGTAATGGGAATCTAACGATCCCCCTGCTGCATAACGAACGATTGAACCTGATTATTGCAGGAGAGGGCTTCGAATGGGAAACACCGGAATACATACGTGATGCTGTACAACTAGGCAGGCAGCAGGCTCTTATCATGATCGGTCATGCCGAAAGTGAGTCTTCCGGGATGAAACTCCTTGCCAAGAGGCTGGATCAAGCCTATCCTGAATTAACTGTAACCTTTGTTGGAGAACAGCCTATATATAACGTGCTTTAA
- a CDS encoding biliverdin-producing heme oxygenase encodes MTASTIMERLKSETAHYHRQVEQNDYAKAIMNQTVSLEEYKEYLAKFYGFLKPLEEHALQQPFWANTGLDYGIRGKAILLENDLRNLGSSDEEIKQLPRCEELPDISSPARLFGYLYVIEGSTNGGQIITKRLSQFLPIEAGHGLEYFNAYGSETRTRWAEFMAQLVQFAKSEEDQNEMVHTASETFRLLDQWINTK; translated from the coding sequence ATGACAGCCAGTACCATTATGGAACGTCTGAAGAGTGAGACAGCGCATTATCACAGACAAGTGGAACAGAACGACTATGCGAAGGCTATTATGAATCAAACCGTGAGCTTAGAAGAGTATAAGGAATACTTAGCGAAATTTTACGGTTTTTTAAAACCGTTGGAAGAACATGCTCTTCAGCAGCCGTTTTGGGCGAATACAGGGCTTGATTACGGGATCCGGGGCAAAGCCATTTTGCTCGAAAACGACCTGCGTAATTTAGGTTCTAGTGATGAAGAGATCAAGCAGCTGCCAAGATGTGAGGAATTGCCGGATATTTCTTCGCCTGCACGATTGTTCGGGTATCTTTACGTCATTGAAGGGTCTACTAACGGAGGGCAGATCATAACCAAACGTCTCTCTCAGTTTTTGCCGATTGAAGCGGGCCATGGACTTGAATATTTCAATGCTTATGGCTCGGAAACCAGAACAAGATGGGCTGAATTCATGGCGCAGCTGGTTCAATTCGCTAAGAGCGAGGAAGATCAAAATGAAATGGTTCATACGGCCTCGGAAACTTTCCGGCTGCTTGACCAATGGATTAATACCAAATGA
- a CDS encoding diguanylate cyclase domain-containing protein, with protein sequence MAESKSRKDNNLLNRTLLHQGTYTNDPIDLNNCDKEPIHIPGFIQPHGVLLAVNTQSVPTIVQCSQNTEELLGLETDKVLGLPLENLIGRESLHQILARSFSASVTSDLQYMDITINIAGHDQMFTSVIHESEGLLILEMEPSNESRTMEGNDFEWISRFFGRIKSTDSRIEASQIAAEQVKEMLGYDRVMIYEFDEQWNGKVIAEAREEQLEPFLGHHYPASDIPKQARELYLRNWLRTIVNVNYKPVEIIPTLQPLTGKPLNLSLSVLRSVSPLHIEYLQNMGVGATVTISLIHDNQLWGLITCHHYSARYVPHRVRNLCNFLGAFFSSELFQRQQLDEYQAEIRSREAASRISSIFIGNTSPARIMEELQSEEQTLLGIMSASGAAICYQDKLMLYGDTPTREQVRELAAWLAGKSEDYSYHTSKLSLEYGAALAYKEKVSGVIYVAISPGQHHYMIWFRPEVIQLVDWAGDPAKAVLKTDDGVRLSPRKSFEKWREVVQSTSYPWTIKELSVLPLLKSIVRRQTENQLVQAEEQALQNARILRQNEQRYLQLMEFSPVAFFTLTDGKIIYCNNRAAELLGYENSKPLNGMDFSQFVPDNARSVLQQHLEELQLEDTRLYTNQSYFTTAAGASLLLEVTLASVTHAGKPSVMVVLNSGVSNHEQEGYTETTNQLQNYLNTDPLTEMPIQSIFKSQLQEDWDACLQEKCSLGLLIIDIDDFRSYNATYGLQGGDLCLQWIGEVLAVVSEQNEALISRLRGGTFMLKLKGTTSEQADQLAEEIRQHVLALQIQRDPSSPNEVVTVSVGGAVMVPEVSLAVSGLIEKATQALLQSKNEGKNRITMV encoded by the coding sequence ATGGCCGAATCGAAGTCGAGGAAAGATAATAATCTGCTGAACCGTACGCTGCTTCATCAAGGTACGTACACCAATGATCCGATAGATCTCAACAATTGTGATAAAGAACCGATTCATATTCCCGGCTTCATTCAGCCTCATGGTGTACTACTGGCTGTGAATACCCAGAGTGTCCCTACCATTGTACAATGCAGTCAGAATACAGAAGAGCTGCTCGGCCTTGAAACCGATAAAGTGCTCGGTCTGCCTCTCGAAAATCTGATTGGCAGAGAGAGTCTTCACCAGATTCTCGCACGCAGCTTCAGTGCTTCAGTTACCTCAGATCTGCAATATATGGATATTACAATCAACATCGCTGGACATGATCAGATGTTCACGTCGGTGATCCATGAGAGCGAAGGGTTGCTCATACTGGAGATGGAGCCTTCCAATGAGAGCAGAACGATGGAAGGCAATGATTTTGAGTGGATCTCACGCTTTTTCGGAAGGATCAAGAGCACGGACAGCCGAATTGAGGCCAGTCAGATTGCAGCGGAGCAAGTGAAGGAAATGCTTGGTTATGACCGGGTCATGATTTATGAATTTGACGAGCAATGGAACGGAAAGGTCATTGCCGAAGCGCGTGAGGAACAGCTGGAACCATTTCTCGGACATCATTATCCGGCTTCGGATATTCCTAAACAGGCACGTGAATTGTATTTGCGGAACTGGCTGCGTACCATCGTTAATGTCAATTACAAACCTGTAGAGATCATCCCTACATTGCAGCCCTTAACGGGTAAACCTCTTAATCTAAGTCTTTCGGTCCTGCGCAGTGTATCGCCACTGCATATTGAATATTTACAGAACATGGGCGTTGGAGCGACAGTAACGATCTCTCTGATCCATGACAATCAACTGTGGGGCCTCATTACATGCCATCATTATTCAGCCAGATATGTACCTCATCGTGTACGGAACTTATGCAACTTCCTCGGTGCGTTTTTCTCCAGCGAATTGTTCCAGCGTCAACAGCTGGACGAATATCAGGCAGAGATCAGGTCGCGGGAAGCTGCTTCCCGGATATCGAGCATATTTATCGGGAATACCAGCCCGGCCAGAATTATGGAAGAGCTTCAGAGTGAAGAGCAAACGTTACTTGGTATTATGAGTGCTTCCGGGGCGGCCATCTGCTACCAGGACAAATTAATGTTGTATGGGGATACACCGACACGTGAACAAGTGCGTGAGCTTGCCGCTTGGCTTGCGGGTAAATCAGAGGACTATAGTTACCATACATCCAAGCTGAGTTTGGAGTACGGAGCTGCGTTAGCCTACAAGGAGAAAGTGTCTGGCGTAATCTATGTAGCGATCTCACCCGGGCAGCATCATTATATGATCTGGTTCAGGCCTGAGGTGATTCAGCTTGTCGATTGGGCAGGGGACCCGGCCAAAGCTGTACTTAAAACCGATGACGGAGTGCGTCTCTCTCCGCGTAAATCGTTTGAGAAGTGGCGAGAGGTTGTACAATCCACTTCCTATCCTTGGACAATCAAAGAGCTGAGTGTGCTGCCTCTGCTCAAAAGCATTGTGCGTCGTCAAACGGAAAATCAGCTGGTTCAGGCCGAAGAGCAGGCACTGCAAAACGCACGAATTTTGCGGCAAAATGAACAACGCTATTTGCAGCTGATGGAGTTCTCACCTGTAGCATTCTTTACGTTGACGGATGGCAAAATTATATATTGCAACAACCGGGCGGCAGAACTGCTGGGGTATGAAAACTCGAAGCCTCTGAACGGCATGGACTTCAGCCAATTCGTGCCTGATAATGCAAGATCCGTCTTGCAGCAGCATTTGGAAGAGCTCCAATTAGAGGATACACGTTTGTACACGAATCAGTCCTACTTCACAACAGCTGCAGGAGCTTCCCTGCTCCTGGAAGTTACACTTGCTTCGGTGACGCACGCAGGCAAACCTTCGGTCATGGTCGTTCTCAACAGTGGAGTATCCAACCACGAGCAGGAAGGTTATACGGAGACAACCAATCAGCTGCAAAACTATCTTAATACAGATCCATTAACGGAGATGCCGATTCAATCCATATTTAAATCGCAGCTTCAGGAAGATTGGGATGCGTGTTTGCAGGAAAAATGCAGTCTGGGACTGCTGATTATTGATATCGACGATTTCCGATCCTACAACGCTACCTACGGTCTTCAGGGCGGAGACCTCTGCCTGCAATGGATAGGCGAAGTGCTGGCTGTCGTTAGTGAGCAGAATGAAGCACTGATCTCCCGCCTGCGCGGAGGAACTTTCATGCTGAAACTCAAGGGTACAACGTCAGAACAGGCTGACCAGCTTGCAGAAGAGATCAGGCAGCATGTGCTTGCTCTTCAAATTCAGCGGGACCCGTCCAGCCCGAATGAAGTCGTTACCGTCAGTGTGGGCGGTGCTGTTATGGTGCCTGAAGTGAGTCTGGCCGTGTCCGGTTTAATTGAAAAGGCAACGCAGGCTTTGCTTCAATCGAAGAATGAAGGGAAAAATCGGATCACCATGGTCTGA
- a CDS encoding TerB N-terminal domain-containing protein, whose amino-acid sequence MKDHSRQLEFMEIDLTEEPEASAVPVPERSTLPHRQFHSSRAGGSILSSEKRFVEEARQLEEVEGDPAPFVPFMSYWPTYGVMNESQREWYLYWRSEVRQGRFLDTDLSYVFVHTYELINGVGWSDPQAGYDQLKQLWIHYRVQNPQLDTYMQEWLVDYTLVHQLDLPLSEILDISGGYLTAEIQDMEMQRILQNQISDVSLNLLRRYYDYDISLSKFYRDGGQEVLEELIPKVMALVDSYLRRTRQAGIADQFIQDKPRTTERVLFRKAVYDDTLYGKTVPLSYVPVGENSDFVQLVTRIFRCTENKCRELLGFRGRLRGKTLEPELAGLIERYLDKAYAAKQAEAAVKPIIRIDAEKLTSLQQESEYVRQALTIEEDVEQVQEAASFEHQVEVEGEASETVKFMTELKKDHSLEREADGAVAERSEAIATNNAPVRLQWEEAIAGDVDEEWLHLADQLAPQHVLAIHALLGEDPDTELNLVAEQYGTMPALLLDEINDLAMETIGDLLIDSDRIVTEYMNVIEHVKR is encoded by the coding sequence ATGAAAGACCATTCAAGACAGTTGGAATTTATGGAGATCGATCTGACCGAAGAACCAGAAGCTTCGGCTGTTCCGGTGCCTGAACGTTCAACCCTCCCCCACAGGCAATTTCATTCAAGCCGTGCTGGCGGCAGCATATTGTCTTCGGAGAAGCGATTCGTGGAAGAGGCGCGGCAGCTTGAAGAGGTGGAGGGAGATCCTGCTCCGTTTGTTCCGTTCATGAGCTACTGGCCGACTTATGGTGTCATGAACGAGTCCCAGCGCGAGTGGTACTTATACTGGAGGTCGGAAGTAAGGCAAGGACGTTTCTTGGATACAGATCTGTCCTACGTATTCGTTCATACGTATGAATTGATTAACGGAGTAGGGTGGAGTGATCCTCAAGCGGGCTACGATCAACTGAAACAGTTATGGATACATTACCGTGTTCAGAATCCACAGCTGGACACGTATATGCAGGAATGGCTCGTGGATTACACGTTGGTTCATCAACTGGATTTACCGTTGTCCGAGATACTGGACATTTCAGGCGGATACCTTACCGCTGAGATACAGGATATGGAGATGCAGCGGATTTTGCAGAATCAAATCTCCGACGTTTCGTTGAATCTGCTGCGGCGATATTATGACTATGACATCTCGCTCAGCAAATTTTATAGGGATGGCGGCCAGGAAGTTCTGGAAGAGCTTATTCCCAAGGTTATGGCGCTCGTCGATTCCTATCTGCGGCGAACACGTCAGGCGGGGATCGCGGACCAGTTTATACAGGATAAGCCAAGAACAACGGAGCGGGTGCTCTTTCGCAAAGCGGTATATGACGATACCCTTTATGGGAAAACGGTTCCCTTATCCTATGTTCCGGTTGGAGAAAATTCGGATTTCGTTCAGTTGGTTACACGCATTTTTCGATGTACCGAAAACAAGTGCCGGGAACTGCTCGGTTTCAGAGGCCGATTGCGCGGAAAGACTCTGGAACCTGAACTCGCAGGCTTGATCGAACGTTATTTGGACAAGGCCTATGCCGCTAAACAAGCAGAAGCTGCCGTGAAACCAATCATTCGAATTGATGCGGAGAAACTGACATCATTACAGCAGGAGAGTGAATATGTCCGCCAGGCTTTAACGATTGAGGAAGACGTGGAGCAGGTACAGGAAGCGGCTTCCTTCGAACATCAGGTAGAGGTTGAGGGAGAAGCCAGCGAAACTGTGAAATTTATGACTGAACTGAAAAAGGATCACTCTCTCGAACGAGAGGCTGATGGGGCGGTAGCTGAACGTTCCGAAGCCATCGCAACGAATAATGCACCAGTCCGTTTGCAGTGGGAGGAAGCGATTGCCGGGGATGTGGATGAAGAGTGGCTGCACTTGGCGGACCAGCTTGCTCCTCAGCATGTGCTGGCCATTCATGCTCTGCTCGGCGAGGACCCGGATACTGAACTGAATCTTGTGGCTGAGCAATATGGAACAATGCCTGCACTTCTGCTTGATGAAATTAATGATCTGGCCATGGAAACGATTGGTGACCTGCTGATCGACAGTGACCGGATTGTTACTGAATATATGAATGTAATTGAACATGTGAAGAGGTGA